The proteins below come from a single Benincasa hispida cultivar B227 chromosome 4, ASM972705v1, whole genome shotgun sequence genomic window:
- the LOC120074987 gene encoding probable plastid-lipid-associated protein 8, chloroplastic produces the protein MAASATSVALLPAKFVFRGRIEPSKSKFLAPSSSSPIPCHSVSISSRFRRRKPFGIQASVSISDPQVQTGPDDLVASILSKVTGSDRGVLLTEEKHKEVAEAAQELQKYCVNEPVKCPLIFGDWDVVYCSVPTSPGGGYRSAVGRIFFKTKEMIQVVEAPDTVKNKVSFSALGFLDGQVSLTGKLKALNDKWIQVVFESPELKVGGLEFRYGGESEVQLQITYIDDKIRLGKGSRGSLFVFQRRV, from the exons ATGGCTGCCTCGGCAACCTCCGTTGCGCTCTTGCCCGCAAAATTTGTATTCAGGGGACGCATTGAGCCGTCGAAATCGAAGTTTCTTGCTCCAAGCTCATCATCGCCAATTCCATGTCATTCCGTTTCAATTTCATCTCGGTTCCGTCGGCGTAAGCCATTCGGAATTCAGGCGTCGGTTTCGATCTCGGATCCTCAAGTTCAAACGGGTCCTGATGATCTCGTTGCGTCCATCCTCTCGAAG GTGACAGGAAGTGATAGAGGAGTTTTACTAActgaagaaaaacataaagAGGTTGCCGAAGCGGCTCAAGAATTGCAAAAGTATTGTGTAAACGAGCCTGTTAAATGTCCTCTCATATTTGGAG ATTGGGATGTTGTGTATTGCTCTGTACCAACATCACCTGGGGGTGGATACAGAAGTGCAGTGGGTCGCATATTTTTCAAGACAAAAGAAATGATTCAGGTTGTGGAAGCTCCTGATACTGTCAAAAACAAGGTGTCCTTTTCTGCTCTTGGTTTCCTAGATGGACAGGTTTCTTTGACAg GTAAATTGAAAGCACTGAATGATAAATGGATTCAAGTTGTGTTCGAGTCACCTGAACTGAAAGTCGGAGGATTAGAGTTTCGATATGGTGGCGAAAGCGAGGTACAACTCCAGATTACATACATAGATGACAAGATTCGATTGGGAAAGGGTTCTAGAGGTTCATTATTTGTATTTCAAAGACGAGTTTGA